The genomic stretch CAGCCAGGGCATGATCAGCGCCCTCGAAGAAACGGGTCTCGGCATCGATGAATTTCGAGACCAGTTTTTCCGCCAGGGCCTGCCAGGCCCTGTCGCCCACCACCGCCACTCTCCGGACAGCCCGGCGATGGTCGCGCACGAGCGCCAGGTGGCGCCCCAGGGCACCGAGGCCGGCCCAGCCATCGAACTGGCGCAGATCCAGCAGCAGCTTCACACCTTCGATCCCCTGGATCTCGGCGTCGAGGTCGGCTTCGATCCGCTCATACACGCTGGACTCGATCGTGCCGATCAGCTGTGCGTCAATCACTTCGCCGTCCCGTCTGATGTGCATGGTGCCCAGCGATTCCGCCAACCACCGCCGGGCCTCCTCCAGTTCCGCGTTGCTGAAGACCCGCACCGGGCAGGGCATCACCAGGCTGAAAGCCGTCACGGCCGTCCGCACCCAG from Synechococcus sp. CBW1107 encodes the following:
- a CDS encoding STAS/SEC14 domain-containing protein → MIECMSGLPEGTLGFSFQGQITADDYDHVLTPALDRALEEHDRLKLLAQLGPAFEGYDLGAAWADGREALRHWDGFERLAVVSDVAWVRTAVTAFSLVMPCPVRVFSNAELEEARRWLAESLGTMHIRRDGEVIDAQLIGTIESSVYERIEADLDAEIQGIEGVKLLLDLRQFDGWAGLGALGRHLALVRDHRRAVRRVAVVGDRAWQALAEKLVSKFIDAETRFFEGADHALAETWIRQ